A window of the Hypomesus transpacificus isolate Combined female chromosome 8, fHypTra1, whole genome shotgun sequence genome harbors these coding sequences:
- the zgc:112982 gene encoding uncharacterized protein zgc:112982 isoform X1, translating to MSRPKSPQYLHRMSPRRHEGRGGRSQPFPWDDPDFDPQRVQVDLKRVPWKEIPEDRRERFTEDIHPEARRRPPLSPDHHRPGHPPNLRLKEYHRRTLSPSHELGYAQSRRLSPKHELDHEEGDDRGRDGFREDCGRFEGRDPSSHSPQRIPRERLPSVAVSHSHHPCDLHRDPNMGWRREDQIRGQGRSRERSPRERFQDQGRSQGRDRGGVEMHVPFEDRRREDLPREKSPHSDRYARDSEFRERPRLLDRPLEGFEGGPGDHWGTQGGFVREPCPLIVEHDHGMMTSGGPPRREPADDQRNRGPGRYRDSDRNLDYGREDPRHRVGSSQERFRKSNVREEGRGHSVHDARRSPINPVARRSPIKPVARRNPINPVARRSPINPVARRSPIKPVARRNPINPVARRSPINPVARRSPINPVARRSPIRHNERRSPINHDGIRNPVYPERSSPMGVQLGRNGPMGHRDRGSQGHRGRGSLAQRGRGNLSRGGRMETGPSRNQPHAQTFPGGRSHSPQEHQRPGFRSRDPAWDVNPRDEESDWVHPPKVPRLEPGRPRGAGRPPLDSRMGPGLSRERDLNPRWNPHKKVGDARVLKPDAVEEETLTIKVDMNRPMGQNSKLCYSSERQLSLDLVNVGRQRLDFLPMMEHSGTYRENSVHSGNFAQEIITLVHKVKEHYFRGDCVTLNERFSVPQKGGLRAEAKAEVEPERPTLNRRFNMNKMDPDVEPLFDAGHMQAAPRQRVVSDPGDLRHDLERRRQERLEGVKVTIPGGGLSQRPLEPSSELNEPDEGMDLDEEDEGFSGWRGDAGQGNRWDGHMLRDVGHQRKGGPFRPNTGAQRRSNRPPNRNRPGPMRRQNRNVDGVNW from the exons ATGTCAAGACCAAAATCACCTCAATATCTCcacag AATGAGCCCCAGAAGACATGAAGGCAGAGGAGGCCGCTCTCAGCCGTTTCCATGGGACGACCCTGACTTTGACCCCCAGAGGGTGCAGGTTGACCTCAAAAGGGTCCCCTGGAAGGAAATTCCCGAGGACCGAAGAGAACGCTTCACGGAGGACATCCACCCTGAGGCCCGGAGAAGACCCCCTCTTTCCCCAGACCACCACCGGCCTGGACATCCTCCCAACCTCCGTCTGAAGGAGTACCACCGCAGGACCCTATCACCGTCTCACGAGCTGGGCTACGCCCAAAGCAGGAGGCTCTCTCCGAAACACGAGCTCGACCACGAGGAAGGAGATGATCGAGGAAGAGACGGATTCAGAGAAGACTGCGGAAGGTTTGAAGGAAGGGATCCAAGTTCTCACTCTCCTCAACGTATTCCCAGGGAGAGGTTGCCTTCTGTGGCCGTGTCGCACTCGCACCATCCCTGTGACCTCCATAGAGACCCCAAcatgggctggaggagagaggaccagATCAGAGGGCAAGGGAGGTCCAGGGAACGGAGCCCGAGGGAGAGGTTTCAAGACCAAGGAAGAAGTcaggggagggacaggggaggggtAGAAATGCATGTTCCATTTGAAGACAGGCGGAGAGAGGATCTGCCAAGAGAGAAGAGCCCACACTCAGACAG GTACGCGAGGGACTCAGAGTTTAGAGAGCGGCCCCGCTTGCTGGATCGGCCTTTAGAGGGCTTTGAAGGAGGCCCAGGGGACCACTGGGGCACCCAAGGAGGCTTTGTCAGGGAACCATGCCCCCTTATTGTGGAACATGATCATGGCATGATGACCAGTGGAGGTCCGCCACGAAGGGAACCAGCAGACGATCAGAGAAACCGAGGCCCAGGTCGTTACCGAGACTCAGACAGGAACCTTGACTATGGTCGAGAGGACCCGCGGCATCGGGTCGGATCATCACAGGAGAGATTCAGAAAGTCCAATGTTAGAGAAGAGGGCAGAGGTCACTCCGTTCATGATGCCAGGAGAAGCCCGATTAATCCCGTTGCCAGGAGAAGCCCGATTAAACCCGTTGCCAGGAGAAACCCGATTAATCCCGTTGCCAGGAGAAGCCCGATTAATCCCGTTGCCAGGAGAAGCCCGATTAAACCCGTTGCCAGGAGAAACCCGATTAATCCCGTTGCCAGGAGAAGCCCGATTAATCCCGTTGCCAGGAGAAGCCCGATTAATCCCGTTGCCAGGAGAAGCCCGATTCGTCACAATGAAAGGAGAAGCCCGATTAATCATGATGGCATAAGAAACCCTGTCTACCCTGAAAGGAGTAGCCCTATGGGTGTCCAACTTGGCAGAAATGGTCCAATGGGCCACCGGGACAGAGGCAGCCAAGGACACAGGGGCCGGGGCAGTCTGGctcagaggggcagagggaacCTCTCACGGGGTGGAAGGATGGAAACGGGCCCCTCTAGGAACCAGCCCCACGcacaaacgttccctggtgggCGATCACATTCCCCTCAGGAGCACCAAAGACCGGGTTTTCGATCCAGAGATCCAGCCTGGGACGTCAATCCCAGAGATGAGGAATCTGATTGGGTGCACCCCCCAAAAGTACCTAGGTTGGAGCCAGGCAGGCCAAGAGGAGCAGGCCGGCCACCACTAGACAGCAGGATGGGTCCTGGATTGTCAAGAGAGAGGGACCTCAACCCACGTTGGAACCCACACAAAAAAGTTGGCGACGCTAGAGTCCTCAAACCGGATGCCGTAGAAGAGGAAACGCTCACCATCAAAGTGGACATGAACCGACCCATGGGCCAGAACAG CAAACTGTGCTACTCCTCAGAGAGACAGCTGTCTCTGGACCTGGTCAATGTCGGCCGCCAGAGACTCGACTTCCTGCCCATGATGGAACATTCTGGAACATACCGAGAGAACTCGGTGCACTCTGGAAACTTTGCCCAGGAAATCATCACACTTGTGCACAAAGTTAAGG AACACTATTTTAGAGGAGATTGTGTAACCCTCAATGAACGCTTCTCCGTGCCCCAAAAGGGTGGTTTACGTGCAGAAGCGAAAGCCGAGGTTGAGCCAGAGAGGCCCACTCTGAACAG GCGTTTCAACATGAACAAGATGGACCCTGATGTCGAGCCTCTCTTCGACGCGGGCCACATGCAG gccGCTCCTAGGCAGCGTGTGGTGAGTGACCCTGGGGACCTGAGGCAcgacctggagaggaggagacaggagaggctggagggagtgAAGGTCACCATCCCTGGTGGTGGCCTCTCACAGCGCCCCCTAGAGCCCAGCAG CGAGCTGAATGA
- the zgc:112982 gene encoding BCLAF1 and THRAP3 family member 3 isoform X2 — translation MSRPKSPQYLHRMSPRRHEGRGGRSQPFPWDDPDFDPQRVQVDLKRVPWKEIPEDRRERFTEDIHPEARRRPPLSPDHHRPGHPPNLRLKEYHRRTLSPSHELGYAQSRRLSPKHELDHEEGDDRGRDGFREDCGRFEGRDPSSHSPQRIPRERLPSVAVSHSHHPCDLHRDPNMGWRREDQIRGQGRSRERSPRERFQDQGRSQGRDRGGVEMHVPFEDRRREDLPREKSPHSDRYARDSEFRERPRLLDRPLEGFEGGPGDHWGTQGGFVREPCPLIVEHDHGMMTSGGPPRREPADDQRNRGPGRYRDSDRNLDYGREDPRHRVGSSQERFRKSNVREEGRGHSVHDARRSPINPVARRSPIKPVARRNPINPVARRSPINPVARRSPINPVARRSPIRHNERRSPINHDGIRNPVYPERSSPMGVQLGRNGPMGHRDRGSQGHRGRGSLAQRGRGNLSRGGRMETGPSRNQPHAQTFPGGRSHSPQEHQRPGFRSRDPAWDVNPRDEESDWVHPPKVPRLEPGRPRGAGRPPLDSRMGPGLSRERDLNPRWNPHKKVGDARVLKPDAVEEETLTIKVDMNRPMGQNSKLCYSSERQLSLDLVNVGRQRLDFLPMMEHSGTYRENSVHSGNFAQEIITLVHKVKEHYFRGDCVTLNERFSVPQKGGLRAEAKAEVEPERPTLNRRFNMNKMDPDVEPLFDAGHMQAAPRQRVVSDPGDLRHDLERRRQERLEGVKVTIPGGGLSQRPLEPSSELNEPDEGMDLDEEDEGFSGWRGDAGQGNRWDGHMLRDVGHQRKGGPFRPNTGAQRRSNRPPNRNRPGPMRRQNRNVDGVNW, via the exons ATGTCAAGACCAAAATCACCTCAATATCTCcacag AATGAGCCCCAGAAGACATGAAGGCAGAGGAGGCCGCTCTCAGCCGTTTCCATGGGACGACCCTGACTTTGACCCCCAGAGGGTGCAGGTTGACCTCAAAAGGGTCCCCTGGAAGGAAATTCCCGAGGACCGAAGAGAACGCTTCACGGAGGACATCCACCCTGAGGCCCGGAGAAGACCCCCTCTTTCCCCAGACCACCACCGGCCTGGACATCCTCCCAACCTCCGTCTGAAGGAGTACCACCGCAGGACCCTATCACCGTCTCACGAGCTGGGCTACGCCCAAAGCAGGAGGCTCTCTCCGAAACACGAGCTCGACCACGAGGAAGGAGATGATCGAGGAAGAGACGGATTCAGAGAAGACTGCGGAAGGTTTGAAGGAAGGGATCCAAGTTCTCACTCTCCTCAACGTATTCCCAGGGAGAGGTTGCCTTCTGTGGCCGTGTCGCACTCGCACCATCCCTGTGACCTCCATAGAGACCCCAAcatgggctggaggagagaggaccagATCAGAGGGCAAGGGAGGTCCAGGGAACGGAGCCCGAGGGAGAGGTTTCAAGACCAAGGAAGAAGTcaggggagggacaggggaggggtAGAAATGCATGTTCCATTTGAAGACAGGCGGAGAGAGGATCTGCCAAGAGAGAAGAGCCCACACTCAGACAG GTACGCGAGGGACTCAGAGTTTAGAGAGCGGCCCCGCTTGCTGGATCGGCCTTTAGAGGGCTTTGAAGGAGGCCCAGGGGACCACTGGGGCACCCAAGGAGGCTTTGTCAGGGAACCATGCCCCCTTATTGTGGAACATGATCATGGCATGATGACCAGTGGAGGTCCGCCACGAAGGGAACCAGCAGACGATCAGAGAAACCGAGGCCCAGGTCGTTACCGAGACTCAGACAGGAACCTTGACTATGGTCGAGAGGACCCGCGGCATCGGGTCGGATCATCACAGGAGAGATTCAGAAAGTCCAATGTTAGAGAAGAGGGCAGAGGTCACTCCGTTCATGATGCCAG GAGAAGCCCGATTAATCCCGTTGCCAGGAGAAGCCCGATTAAACCCGTTGCCAGGAGAAACCCGATTAATCCCGTTGCCAGGAGAAGCCCGATTAATCCCGTTGCCAGGAGAAGCCCGATTAATCCCGTTGCCAGGAGAAGCCCGATTCGTCACAATGAAAGGAGAAGCCCGATTAATCATGATGGCATAAGAAACCCTGTCTACCCTGAAAGGAGTAGCCCTATGGGTGTCCAACTTGGCAGAAATGGTCCAATGGGCCACCGGGACAGAGGCAGCCAAGGACACAGGGGCCGGGGCAGTCTGGctcagaggggcagagggaacCTCTCACGGGGTGGAAGGATGGAAACGGGCCCCTCTAGGAACCAGCCCCACGcacaaacgttccctggtgggCGATCACATTCCCCTCAGGAGCACCAAAGACCGGGTTTTCGATCCAGAGATCCAGCCTGGGACGTCAATCCCAGAGATGAGGAATCTGATTGGGTGCACCCCCCAAAAGTACCTAGGTTGGAGCCAGGCAGGCCAAGAGGAGCAGGCCGGCCACCACTAGACAGCAGGATGGGTCCTGGATTGTCAAGAGAGAGGGACCTCAACCCACGTTGGAACCCACACAAAAAAGTTGGCGACGCTAGAGTCCTCAAACCGGATGCCGTAGAAGAGGAAACGCTCACCATCAAAGTGGACATGAACCGACCCATGGGCCAGAACAG CAAACTGTGCTACTCCTCAGAGAGACAGCTGTCTCTGGACCTGGTCAATGTCGGCCGCCAGAGACTCGACTTCCTGCCCATGATGGAACATTCTGGAACATACCGAGAGAACTCGGTGCACTCTGGAAACTTTGCCCAGGAAATCATCACACTTGTGCACAAAGTTAAGG AACACTATTTTAGAGGAGATTGTGTAACCCTCAATGAACGCTTCTCCGTGCCCCAAAAGGGTGGTTTACGTGCAGAAGCGAAAGCCGAGGTTGAGCCAGAGAGGCCCACTCTGAACAG GCGTTTCAACATGAACAAGATGGACCCTGATGTCGAGCCTCTCTTCGACGCGGGCCACATGCAG gccGCTCCTAGGCAGCGTGTGGTGAGTGACCCTGGGGACCTGAGGCAcgacctggagaggaggagacaggagaggctggagggagtgAAGGTCACCATCCCTGGTGGTGGCCTCTCACAGCGCCCCCTAGAGCCCAGCAG CGAGCTGAATGA